The Christiangramia flava JLT2011 region AGCAGATTTGACCTGTTTATAAGTCGGCTCGACATATACCACATCATTTTGCTTCAAATAGTAAAATGGATTTTTAAAAACATCTGCACTAGTCATATCTACTCTTCCAACCGATTTTTCACCATTCTGTTCCCTAATTACAACTATATTTTCTCTTAGCCCACTATATGAAATATCTCCTACAGAGGCAAAAAGTTCTGGCAAAGTTAGACGGCCATCTTGTACCTGAACTCTCCCGGGGCTTCCAACTTCTCCTAATACTGTAACACTAAAATTAATTATTCGAACCGTCACAACCGCATCGGTAACCATCGTGCGAACTTTATCTTCTATTTCGGCTTGAAATTCTCCCCTGGTTTTTCCAGCCGCCTCAATATTTCCAAATACCGGAAACTGAATAAAACCCTTCGGGTCTACCAAGTAGCCTGTCAACGACATATTCCCACTTTGACCTCCAGATTGCTGCCCATTAGAATTTTTCTGAAAAGGCTTAACCAC contains the following coding sequences:
- a CDS encoding polysaccharide biosynthesis/export family protein, with the translated sequence MRSIKSVSKYLYLSIISIFLLGSCATRDEVVYFQEPESLQGYQNLMDYEPTIQKNDVLRIDVSSRNEEVVKPFQKNSNGQQSGGQSGNMSLTGYLVDPKGFIQFPVFGNIEAAGKTRGEFQAEIEDKVRTMVTDAVVTVRIINFSVTVLGEVGSPGRVQVQDGRLTLPELFASVGDISYSGLRENIVVIREQNGEKSVGRVDMTSADVFKNPFYYLKQNDVVYVEPTYKQVKSAGFITSYTGIFSLIASITGLVLLFSK